One genomic window of Trachemys scripta elegans isolate TJP31775 chromosome 15, CAS_Tse_1.0, whole genome shotgun sequence includes the following:
- the PRR14L gene encoding protein PRR14L isoform X2, with protein MLSSGVESQERSHPRPLDSSMSAVVQELYAGLPVSISTELTAGSDPNVRLDTKPEASTLVLAHSSSLLSESHRISGVENCSQETDNLDHGDKLTSDGLAGSLSEESMGAGNLAENEEAKSGSLGKPDTCANASQKEERRSAKETQDAEEELVGCCALASEEKWWLRQEKPQINRSGGEFSRICCTEMASPLKSKEENQTNVQVTPEILPKPTEEVQGMKADGTRIFSKAGYRNDRVSKGLPSENNECPDIDTITASGEVSETNTLVPLAPLTVVETGSTKEHPQEKREYKGLTACTTMSLTAMGCAIFDSETGEVELSRSSHVNETNAAPASYQTYQQDEENCPHNNSAVPVPKSSVEVVMLLSKESSEALCGSLRSLCSLESGNMPLEDNTTEICEKQEEYLAEEIESPSCDGDSQRTEFLENWISKPVMEEQLSPVQSEEMSSDEAEQLEMDSCTDHSYNYGYGKVAEIQRETAMKNSCGMDSGYDIQENVHSESSNSPVPSSVVSSTEEFPKGDLRIPSEINNLKKDGDQWQICINDVVKQHTKENRTLVVDTKNLVSIQTGDVHTCSKNIYNKYANSPSPVHDFLDYGSKVGEVSLEAQLFEKETNSSSVVEDLNNSFGKAPEANSVNVNLPTCKDANFAYTLGEALSHDAEKSRVSLGVISELSSCNADAVSNRDVYLDRLSKKESIISSAKVEAQHVGLLLHKKEELSLLNHRSFSTSNVASKGSQKSMHSALGDTEKMVMDIENEESDICTHNDQCIKDHCSAVKTCFILSDSASLDNATLNKDSFKAQAKLKTEEVSGLETGDCLIHNDKKAVNPPEENTHVACESVPCEDSWNCSNMFQYMASHTSTAEKLLHSACTPDKSTTRLSEVEISNTNVEVESSKLYDGHSEITEERLDSGTRERTSDTDKGQGQINSYELQKDEIDRIETVDSVKAHKSSHQNETSEQSVNRDLKKNIFGIHLELGNTTVVLGEGELKMYKKTVIPCEYNLSKGTTSKSDTDSGIPSHEKHLDESFDLELSGFKHSKQPNETICQVENQYLSCQSELNGPVSYKQNETRVADEVLEFQQYDLNISNKQISNTGVQTMTSSVDEPKRSLRFKENEPLTLKKDEDTTPLVHESLREKSFQGTFKNVMVDNSSNSMVDTECSEYTDSISDLSEGEKVELKEYDNVGSSTREDHGTFKGSMVGYSSTKSLVNADHSEYTDSISSAKEDQKEHTILAENTKLSALLNMGSLVMGPEGKIKTIVESFSVSQSACKSLSGAPEDMTLVPEIRNETCLLLDSSVNHRIIESKKACPQPELVTFTVADGPERVNPVQSEEFCANQELSSLKGITSKTPLAQNSEICLPQKDELPASSENAQIVDQESSSANALCNDYSAIEPLELIESFERRADGNYSTSEEREKAISSPNDAVKLEVCRASHAHSKERSVSAGDSEPIVKEMDVISSDSIDCVQKFKRPSVKDQRQSAVTAEKIKMPMHSIFDHKNYLGVLLEDLTFSGDKVRSCVPLKAEPYEKPSQAYSTEQIPECSLNNISDKGKTCVKDHSELGDVKLLSEIVDNYLQSKDLVNKETSEIHYNTICNKPSKNDTETPLKCLDCSEVRLPYELSSQSKDNRKEVIGDQIKTPHDSISAENEVSDAERLVKVGECQTLKRKMCEETEVPPSQNILLREGLAQQIKESKDTQKAKIPLQESVVFDSEPLDSSSNELMTSSSVMKTEGPREQLFAVMSSINDSDNKQVYSTLQEAKRPKISKDGDDNSEHMKTMDSEVESLSFHLGTHIELSADNTPFIPVSLSEPQAKSFAGDDEIHGAFGSTHKLRGLFSLKKQPRRKVPTPDELKTVRKSKVKSSAFIGNSPGTVPTQEHKLLSSVYFACNPSVMEAEIAMRLDHMSKQRANRCSLLNSLKLSKCTKEPKLLSRLSTMASKLLAPPKSIHRLKTLQCSSDHPVVERFSQLRTKKLLEVFSCINMKLNSHQADGLCTKMFNFQPLALYPVDSAKIHILDWSSNIPSSVFNTPISPVSFHIKLDSDSLINLRGITSQQCVPDIPALGEAPLHPSQPSKWTFSFLLSQSCSGASAFREDANLRKELQFSALSLTTPEAVIPSHDIRRSPIPKRRTGCSLLGLHTVLALSSPGCYRIWTRRRNVTSRIPTVQRLFMSQFTQGLKGLRSPTSVSDDLFSSLPYSLGRVLSIWSQHGPSACPSEFTPLHPNHCKWQPSLGIENSYAMLPHMTVQGTEAARTTSAEIRLERSLCDLLPKSCTFPESAISPLRLSVPELQVHPFDELDASLPLCPTSQSATKLKKAEPEKRPKRVSQIRIRKTVPKPDPNLTPMGLPRPKRCLETIFEEPKEKNGSLISISQQKRKRILEFQDFTIPRKRKARSRVKVAGSFTRAKKAALQGRELDALLIQKLMDLEAFFAEEEEREQASGS; from the exons ATGCTATCATCTGGAGTGGAGTCCCAAGAGAGAAGCCACCCACGTCCCCTTGATTCCTCCATGTCTGCTGTGGTACAGGAATTGTACGCTGGACTGCCAGTCAGCATCTCTACTGAGCTTACTGCTGGGTCCGATCCTAATGTTAGACTAGATACAAAACCTGAAGCATCAACACTTGTGCTAGCACATAGTAGCAGTTTGTTGTCTGAGTCCCACAGGATTAGTGGGGTGGAAAATTGCTCCCAGGAAACTGATAACCTGGATCATGGGGACAAGCTTACATCTGATGGGCTGGCAGGATCCCTTTCTGAAGAGTCTATGGGGGCTGGAAACCTTGCTGAGAATGAAGAGGCCAAAAGTGGAAGCTTGGGGAAGCCGGACACTTGTGCTAATGCGAGCCAGAAGGAAGAGAGACGATCTGCGAAAGAAACACAAGATGCTGAGGAAGAGCTTGTTGGATGTTGTGCTTTAGCCTCTGAAGAAAAGTGGTGGTTGAGACAG GAGAAGCCTCAGATAAACCGAAGTGGGGGAGAATTTTCAAGAATCTGCTGCACTGAAATGGCAAGCCCTCTGAAGAGTAAAG aagaaaaccaaacaaatgtACAGGTGACACCTGAAATTctgccaaagcccactgaagaagTACAAGGTATGAAGGCTGATGGGACTAGGATATTTAGTAAAGCAGGATACAGGAATGACAGAGTGAGTAAAGGTCTTCCATCTGAGAACAATGAATGCCCAGATATAGACACTATCACGGCCAGTGGTGAGGTTTCAGAAACCAACACCTTAGTTCCTTTAGCGCCTTTAACAGTTGTGGAGACTGGATCAACAAAAGAACATCCACAAGAAAAGCGAGAATATAAAGGATTAACAGCCTGTACTACAATGTCATTGACCGCAATGGGTTGTGCTATTTTTGATTCAGAGACTGGAGAAGTAGAGTTGTCTAGATCAAGCCATGTTAATGAAACTAATGCAGCACCTGCCAGTTACCAGACTTACCAGCAAGATGAAGAAAACTGCCCTCATAACAACAGTGCTGTTCCTGTACCTAAAAGTAGTGTTGAAGTTGTTATGCTTCTCTCAAAAGAAAGCTCTGAAGCATTATGTGGTTCATTAAGAAGTTTGTGTAGTCTGGAATCTGGAAATATGCCACTGGAAGACAACACTACTGAGATCTGTGAAAAACAGGAGGAGTATCTTGCTGAAGAGATAGAAAGCCCAAGCTGTGATGGTGATAGTCAAAGAACTGAGTTTCTAGAGAACTGGATCTCCAAACCTGTGATGGAAGAACAGCTCTCTCCAGTGCAGAGTGAAGAAATGTCCAGTGATGAGGCTGAACAATTGGAAATGGATAGTTGCACTGATCATTCATACAACTATGGTTATGGGAAAGTTGCTGAAATCCAGAGAGAAACTGCTATGAAGAACAGTTGTGGCATGGATAGTGGGTATGATATTCAAGAAAATGTTCATTCAGAGAGCTCTAATTCGCCAGTTCCTAGTTCTGTTGTTTCATCAACTGAGGAGTTTCCAAAAGGAGATTTAAGAATCCCTTCAGAAATTAATAACTTGAAAAAGGATGGGGACCAGTGGCAAATATGTATTAATGATGTAGTAAAACAACATACAAAAGAAAATAGAACTCTGGTGGTGGACACAAAAAACCTTGTCAGTATTCAGACTGGAGACGTGCATACGTGCTCTAAAAATATCTACAATAAATATGCAAATTCTCCTTCCCCTGTTCATGATTTTCTGGACTATGGCTCCAAGGTAGGTGAAGTTTCCCTTGAGGCACAACTGTTTGAAAAGGAAACCAACAGCAGTTCAGTGGTAGAAGATCTGAACAACAGTTTTGGTAAAGCTCCAGAAGCAAATAGTGTTAATGTCAACCTGCCTACATGCAAAGACGCTAACTTTGCTTACACACTAGGTGAAGCTCTTAGTCATGATGCAGAAAAATCAAGAGTGTCTCTCGGGGTTATAAGTGAACTTTCTTCTTGTAATGCTGATGCAGTTTCAAACAGAGATGTGTACCTGGACAGGCTGTCTAAAAAAGAATCCATCATTTCTTCTGCAAAAGTGGAGGCACAGCATGTGGGCCTTCTGCTTCATAAAAAGGAAGAATTGTCTTTACTAAATCACAGGAGTTTCAGTACTTCTAATGTAGCAAGTAAAGGTTCCCAGAAGAGCATGCACTCTGCACTGGGGGATACAGAGAAGATGGTCATGGATATAGAAAATGAAGAAAGTGACATATGTACTCATAATGACCAGTGTATAAAAGACCACTGTTCAGCTGTCAAGACCTGCTTCATCTTATCAGATAGTGCCAGCTTGGATAATGCTACACTGAACAAGGATTCCTTTAAAGCGCAGGCTAAATTGAAGACTGAAGAAGTCAGTGGCTTGGAAACAGGAGACTGCCTTATACATAATGATAAAAAGGCAGTCAACCCTCCCGAGGAGAACACTCATGTAGCATGTGAATCTGTTCCTTGTGAAGATAGTTGGAATTGCAGCAATATGTTTCAGTATATGGCAAGTCATACTTCCACAGCAGAAAAGCTATTGCATTCAGCTTGCACTCCAGATAAGTCCACTACTAGATTGTCAGAAGTGGAGATTTCAAATACAAATGTCGAAGTAGAAAGCTCGAAACTCTATGATGGCCATAGTGAAATAACAGAGGAAAGGCTAGATTCTGGCACCAGAGAGAGAACTTCTGATACAGATAAGGGACAAGGACAAATTAACTCTTATGAATTACAGAAAGATGAAATTGATAGAATAGAAACTGTGGATAGTGTAAAGGCTCATAAAAGCAGTCACCAAAATGAGACTAGTGAACAGTCAGTCAACagagatttgaaaaaaaacatatttggtATCCATCTTGAACTTGGCAACACAACAGTAGTCCTGGGAGAGGGAGAACTAAAGATGTACAAGAAGACTGTGATACCTTGTGAATACAATCTTTCCAAAGGCACTACTTCAAAGAGTGATACAGACTCCGGCATCCCAAGTCATGAAAAACATTTGGACGAATCCTTTGACTTAGAATTGTCGGGTTTTAAACATTCAAAGCAACCAAATGAGACCATTTGTCAGGTGGAAAATCAATATCTCTCATGTCAAAGTGAGCTTAATGGGCCAGTTTCATACAAGCAAAATGAAACCCGAGTAGCCGATGAAGTTCTAGAGTTCCAACAGTATGACTTAAACATCTCAAATAAGCAAATATCGAACACTGGTGTACAAACTATGACAAGTTCAGTGGATGAACCTAAAAGATCTCTCCGCTTCAAGGAAAATGAACCATTAACTCTAAAGAAAGATGAAGACACAACTCCATTGGTTCATGAGTCTCTAAGAGAGAAGAGTTTTCAAGGAACTTTCAAAAACGTAATGGTGGATAACTCTTCCAATAGTATGGTAGATACAGAGTGTTCAGAATACACAGATTCCATCAGTGATCTATCGGAAGGGGAGAAAGTAGAATTAAAAGAATATGATAATGTAGGTAGCAGTACAAGGGAAGATCATGGAACTTTCAAAGGAAGTATGGTGGGTTATAGTTCTACCAAAAGTCTGGTAAATGCGGACCATTCAGAATACACAGACTCTATCAGTAGTGCAAAGGAAGATCAAAAAGAACATACAATATTGGCAGAAAATACCAAACTTTCTGCATTATTGAACATGGGCAGCTTGGTTATGGGCCCGGAAGGTAAAATTAAGACCATTGTTGAATCCTTTTCTGTCTCACAGTCAGCCTGCAAGAGTCTTTCAGGTGCACCAGAAGATATGACTCTCGTTCCAGAGATCAGAAATGAAACATGCTTACTGTTGGATTCTTcagtaaatcatagaatcatagaaagcAAGAAAGCTTGTCCTCAGCCAGAACTTGTGACTTTTACAGTTGCTGATGGTCCAGAGAGAGTGAATCCAGTGCAGTCTGAAGAGTTCTGTGCAAACCAAGAGCTTTCCAGTTTGAAAGGTATAACTTCAAAAACACCTTTGGCTCAGAACTCGGAAATCTGCCTGCCTCAAAAAGATGAGCTGCCTGCATCATCAGAGAATGCACAGATAGTTGACCAGGAGTCATCTTCAGCAAATGCTCTTTGTAATGACTATTCTGCTATAGAACCTCTTGAGCTGATAGAGTCATTTGAGAGAAGAGCTGATGGCAACTACAGCACatctgaagagagagaaaaagcaattAGCTCCCCAAACGATGCAGTTAAATTAGAAGTGTGTAGGGCTTCTCATGCTCACAGCAAGGAGAGGTCTGTAAGTGCAGGGGATAGTGAGCCAATTGTAAAAGAGATGGATGTAATTTCATCAGACAGTATTGATTGTGTACAGAAGTTTAAAAGACCATCTGTAAAAGACCAGAGGCAAAGTGCAGTAActgcagaaaaaataaagatgccaATGCATTCCATTTTTGACCATAAAAATTATTTAGGAGTTTTGCTAGAAGACTTGACATTTTCTGGTGACAAAGTTAGAAGCTGTGTGCCTCTGAAGGCTGAGCCTTATGAAAAGCCTTCACAAGCCTACTCTACTGAACAGATCCCCGAATGTAGTTTGAATAACATTTCAGATAAAGGAAAAACTTGCGTTAAAGATCACTCAGAATTAGGAGATGTCAAGTTGCTTTCAGAAATCGTAGACAATTATTTGCAATCTAAAGACTTAGTTAACAAAGAAACGTCAGAAATCCATTATAACACAATATGTAATAAGCCGTCAAAAAACGACACAGAAACACCTTTAAAATGTCTCGATTGCAGTGAAGTGCGTCTGCCTTATGAATTAAGTTCACAGAGCAAAGACAACAGGAAGGAGGTTATAGGAGACCAAATAAAGACGCCACATGACTCAATCAGTGCAGAAAATGAGGTGTCTGATGCGGAGAGATTGGTCAAAGTAGGTGAATGTCAAACTCTTAAGCGAAAGATGTGTGAGGAGACTGAAGTACCTCCATCTCAAAACATCCTACTCCGTGAGGGGCTGGCACAGCAAATAAAGGAGTCAAAAGACACACAgaaagcaaaaatcccattgcAGGAGAGCGTGGTGTTTGATAGTGAGCCTTTAGATAGTTCTTCAAAtgaattgatgacatcttcaagTGTCATGAAGACTGAAGGTCCTAGAGAGCAGCTCTTCGCTGTCATGAGCAGTATAAATGATAGTGACAATAAACAAGTATATAGCACTTTACAAGAAGCCAAAAGGCCAAAGATTTCCAAGGATGGTGATGATAATTCAGAGCATATGAAGACTATGGACTCCGAAGTGGAAAGCCTGAGCTTTCATTTAGGGACCCACATTGAATTGTCAGCAGATAATACCCCTTTCattcctgtttctctctctgaacCACAAGCTAAAAGCTTTGCTGGGGATGATGAAATCCATGGTGCCTTTGGAAGTACACACAAACTAAGAGGACTTTTTTCACTAAAGAAGCAGCCACGAAGGAAGGTTCCCACACCAGATGAGCTCAAAACTGTAAGAAAAAGTAAAGTTAAAAGCTCAGCTTTTATAGGGAATTCCCCTGGAACTGTTCCTACGCAAGAACACAAACTCCTCAGCTCTGTATATTTTGCATGTAATCCATCAGTAATGGAAGCAGAAATAGCCATGAGACTGGACCACATGTCAAAGCAGAGAGCCAATAGGTGCAGTTTGTTGAACAGCTTGAAACTTAGTAAATGTACCAAAGAACCAAAACTGTTAAGCAGGCTGTCTACTATGGCCAGTAAACTACTAGCCCCACCCAAAAGCATCCACAGGTTAAAGACTCTGCAATGTTCCTCTGACCATCCAGTGGTTGAAAGGTTCAGCCAACTTAGAACTAAAAAGCTACTGGAAGTTTTTTCATGCATTAACATGAAGTTAAACTCTCACCAGGCTGATGGCTTGTGCACCAAGATGTTCAACTTTCAGCCGTTGGCACTTTATCCTGTAGACTCCGCCAAAATACACATTTTAGACTGGAGTAGTAACATTCCATCATCAGTCTTCAATACCCCCATTTCCCCAGTTTCTTTTCACATCAAATTGGACTCTGATTCTTTGATAAACCTCAGGGGGATTACGTCCCAACAGTGTGTACCTGATATACCAGCTTTAGGAGAGGCACCATTACATCCGTCACAGCCTTCAAAATGGACCTTTTCTTtcctcctgtcccaaagctgctcAGGTGCATCAGCTTTCAGGGAAGACGCTAATCTCCGTAAGGAGCTGCaattttctgctctctctctaaCAACCCCAGAGGCCGTAATCCCTAGTCATGACATTAGGAGAAGTCCCATACCTAAAAGAAGAACAGGGTGCTCCCTGCTTGGCCTTCACACAGTGTTAGCTCTTTCTTCCCCTGGATGTTACAGGATCTGGACAAGAAGAAGAAATGTAACCAGTCGAATTCCTACTGTCCAGAGACTGTTTATGTCACAATTCACACAGGGCTTGAAAGGGTTAAGGTCTCCAACTTCCGTATCAGATGACCTCTTCTCTTCATTGCCCTACTCACTGGGCAGGGTACTTTCCATATGGAGCCAGCATGGTCCTTCCGCCTGTCCCTCCGAATTCACTCCTCTCCATCCCAATCACTGCAAGTGGCAGCCAAGTCTGGGCATCGAGAACAG TTATGCCATGTTACCACACATGACTGTCCAGGGAACAGAAGCTGCAAGGACCACGAGTGCTGAGATAAG GCTGGAACGTTCACTCTGTGATTTGCTACCAAAGTCTTGCACGTTTCCGGAATCGGCAATCTCTCCACTCAGGCTTTCAGTACCTGAATTACAGGTCCATCCTTTTGATGAACTCGATGCTTCTCTCCCACTGTGTCCCACATCCCAGAGcgccaccaaactgaaaaaa GCTGAGCCAGAGAAGAGGCCAAAGAGAGTTTCTCAGATCCGGATCCGGAAAACTGTTCCCAAGCCAGATCCTAACCTCACCCCCATGGGACTCCCCAGACCAAAAAG GTGTCTGGAAACCATCTTTGAGGAGCCCAAGGAGAAAAATGGATCCTTGATCTCTATCAGCCAGCAGAAGAGGAAGCGGATTCTGGAGTTCCAGGACTTCACTATTCCCCGGAAGAGGAAGGCACGAAGCAGAGTTAAAGTGGCGGGTAGTTTCACCCGGGCAAAAAAGGCTGCACTACAGGGCAGAGAGCTAGATGCCCTCCTGATTCAGAAACTAATGGACCTTGAAGCCTTTTTTGCAGAGGAGGAGGAACGGGAGCAAGCATCTGGAAGCTGA